A genome region from Arachis duranensis cultivar V14167 chromosome 8, aradu.V14167.gnm2.J7QH, whole genome shotgun sequence includes the following:
- the LOC107460662 gene encoding uncharacterized protein LOC107460662, which translates to MGSCISKCKPQHTKNVVQDKLVISQASPPPIILLPPKYKISPSPPSPTSSFTCTAATTTTTTISSSSSSSSLSSASSFTSKDRSFSNEFLLSCYKDNPQISRINSLTHHHAITSPSFSNNQKPHNNKVLPASSTHKRLRSNSPTNLTRQKSFRKDSSPSPSTRFINTNGGDYYKYSANSSSMDTSTVSKRMNGSPKVSSVQSCSRCCASSRNNNKAGASPNNNLGRLQCSSGLRHRAMTRTLRVGSKIDENVVKQVVSSSNNSNNNDMDLDLLEDIDNPLISLDCFIFL; encoded by the coding sequence ATGGGTTCTTGCATTAGCAAATGCAAACCCCAACACACCAAGAATGTTGTTCAAGACAAGCTTGTCATCTCTCAAGCTTCACCACCACCCAttattcttcttcctccaaAATATAAAATCTCTCCTTCACCACCTTCTCCTACTTCCTCCTTCACATGCACCGCCGccaccactaccaccaccaccatctcctcttcttcctcctcctcctccttgtcAAGTGCTTCTTCCTTCACCTCCAAGGACAGATCATTCTCCAACGAATTTCTTTTGTCTTGCTACAAGGACAACCCACAAATCTCACGCATCAACTCCCTCACCCATCATCATGCCATTACTTCTCCTTCCTTCTCTAACAACCAAAAACCTCATAACAACAAGGTTCTTCCTGCCTCCTCTACTCACAAGAGACTGCGCTCAAACTCACCAACAAATCTAACGAGGCAGAAGAGTTTCAGAAAAGATTCATCACCATCTCCAAGCACAAGGTTCATCAATACTAATGGCGGTGATTACTACAAATATTCTGCAAATTCTTCCTCCATGGACACTAGTACTGTTTCGAAGCGAATGAATGGTAGCCCTAAGGTTAGTTCAGTTCAGTCTTGTTCTCGTTGTTGTGCTTCTTCGAGGAATAATAACAAAGCAGGTGCGAGTCCAAACAACAACTTAGGGAGGCTTCAATGTTCTTCTGGGTTGAGGCATAGAGCAATGACTCGAACCCTTAGAGTTGGATCCAAGATTGATGAAAATGTGGTCAAACAAGTGGTGTCGTCGTCCAATAATTCTAATAACAACGATATGGACTTGGATCTCCTTGAAGACATTGATAATCCTCTTATCTCCTTGGACTGTTTCATCTTTTTGTAG